In Erigeron canadensis isolate Cc75 chromosome 7, C_canadensis_v1, whole genome shotgun sequence, one DNA window encodes the following:
- the LOC122609009 gene encoding uncharacterized protein LOC122609009 encodes MVKTTSQKEYNLKIFTISHPLEYDGDPDPIVNTNWISEIEGAFRITKCLPELKTIYGASRLRGGAKRWWDEQIRVKEFYKSFRPEAKIAKLRAEFSTTPQGSLDLNSFKNQFLDKVQFFPEYLNSDDLLKEHFHRLLRTDLRKCISLVQMKSFTELYNVSRGFKVEDTRTENLPQKRKIELFQTSSKKVDGNGTSGGGEEWSSDSSPCHTGGKMHLSECWADVRNCYRCGKQGHFMKGCTS; translated from the exons ATGGTAAAGACTACATCTCAGAAAGAGTATAActtaaaaattttcactattTCCCATCCCCTTGAATATGATGGGGATCCTGATCCCATTGTTAATACTAATTGGATATCTGAGATTGAGGGTGCTTTCAGAATTACTAAATGCCTTCCCGAGTTAAAGACGATCTATGGTGCAAGTAGGTTAAGAGGGGGTGCTAAGCGGTGGTGGGATGAACAAATCAGAGTTAAAG AATTCTATAAGTCTTTCCGTCCTGAAGCAAAAATTGCTAAACTTCGCGCTGAGTTCTCAACTACACCTCAAGGGTCATTAGACTTgaattcttttaaaaatcaGTTTTTGGATAAAGTTCAATTCTTCCCAGAGTATCTCAATAGTGATGATTTGCTTAAAGAACATTTTCATAGGCTTCTCCGTACAGATCTGCGAAAATGCATTAGTCTTGTGCAGATGAAGTCTTTTACTGAGCTATACAATGTTTCTAGAGGTTTCAAAGTAGAGGATACTAGGACGGAAAATCTTCCACAAAAGAGGAAAATTGAGTTATTTCAAACGTCTAGTAAAAAGGTTGATGGAAACGGTACTTCTGGAGGCGGTGAGGAATGGAGTAGTGATTCCTCTCCGTGTCATACTGGTGGGAAAATGCATTTAAGTGAATGTTGGGCTGATGTGAGAAATTGTTATAGGTGTGGAAAacaaggacattttatgaagggtTGTACATCTTAG